From Phragmites australis chromosome 5, lpPhrAust1.1, whole genome shotgun sequence, a single genomic window includes:
- the LOC133918225 gene encoding glutamate receptor 3.1-like isoform X2, which translates to MMVSLPWFKFMETDVIAIIGPQCSTIAHIISFVANELRVPLMAFASDPTLSSIQLPFFVRTAPSDLYQMAAVAAVVDYYQWKIVTAIYVDDDYGRNGIAALDDELTARRCKISYKVGFPGNAKRSELLNLLVTVNNMESRVIIVHTSAPSGLQLFSLANRLNMMGNGYVWIATDWLSSYLDANSTVPAETISGMQGVLTLRPHIPKSKMKSNLISKWSSLSKKYNHSDLRTSAYAFYVYDSVWTVARALDSFFDDGGSISFSNDSKLRDQTGGTLHLEAMSIFDMGNKLLGKIRKVNFTGVSGQVQFDTQGDLIHPAYDIINIIGNGVRTIGFWSNYTRLLSTVLPEDLYSKPPNSSLANQHLYDVIWPGETAKKPRGWAFPSNAKELKIGVPNRFSFKEFVTIDNVTGSMKGYCVDVFTQALALLPYPVTYKFVPFGSGTENPHYDELVQMVENNVFDGAIGDIAITMNRTQTVDFTQPFIETGLVILAPVKKHITNSWAFLQPFTLEMWCVTGLFFLIVGVVVWVLEHRVNDDFRGPPREQIMTIFWFSFSTLFFAHRENTMSTLGRGVLIIWLFVVLIIVSSYTASLTSILTVQQLDTSIRGLDDLKSSDYPIGFQVGSFAEEYMVKELNISRLRLKALGSPEEYAENLKLGPKKGGVMAIVDERPYVELFLSTYCKIAVAGSDFTSRGWGFAFPRDSPLQIDLSTAILALSENGELQRIHDKWLKTGECTADNTEFVDSNQLRLASFWGLFLICGVACVLALLIYFSIMLRRYLKHESPEAALSLESGSSKSKRSIKKFISFVDDKELPRKKRSLSLSRSSMPTTPTGSLSVLDIERPVRSVRNVSVTEIRN; encoded by the exons ATGATGGTTTCCTTGCCATGGTTCAAG TTCATGGAGACTGATGTTATTGCAATCATTGGCCCGCAATGCTCTACGATTGCTCATATCATTTCGTTTGTCGCAAATGAGCTCCGAGTCCCTTTGATGGCCTTTGCATCGGATCCAACTCTATCATCAATCCAGTTACCGTTCTTTGTTCGGACTGCTCCGAGTGATCTCTACCAAATGGCAGCTGTGGCGGCAGTTGTTGATTACTACCAGTGGAAGATAGTGACTGCCATATATGTTGACGATGATTATGGACGAAATGGCATTGCTGCTTTGGATGATGAACTTACTGCAAGGCGCTGCAAAATTTCCTACAAGGTTGGATTCCCTGGCAATGCTAAAAGAAGCGAGCTTCTAAATTTGTTGGTTACTGTTAATAACATGGAGTCTCGTGTTATCATTGTCCATACTAGTGCTCCATCCGGACTCCAGCTTTTCTCCCTTGCAAACAGACTAAACATGATGGGCAATGGTTATGTATGGATTGCAACTGATTGGCTTTCTTCTTACCTTGATGCTAATTCTACAGTTCCTGCTGAGACTATATCTGGCATGCAAGGTGTTCTGACTTTACGGCCACACATCCCTAAATCAAAGATGAAGAGCAATTTGATCTCTAAGTGGAgcagcttaagcaagaagtacAACCATAGTGACCTTCGGACAAGTGCTTATGCCTTTTATGTTTATGATAGTGTATGGACAGTAGCTCGGGCTCTGGACTCCTTCTTTGATGATGGTGGGAGTATTTCCTTTTCAAATGACTCAAAGTTACGTGATCAAACTGGGGGAACTCTTCACCTTGAAGCCATGAGTATTTTCGACATGGGAAACAAATTATTGGGCAAGATTAGGAAGGTAAACTTCACTGGGGTGTCTGGCCAAGTGCAATTCGATACTCAGGGTGACCTCATTCATCCTGCCTATGATATCATAAATATAATCGGAAATGGCGTTCGGACCATTGGTTTTTGGTCAAACTATACTAGACTGCTGTCGACTGTCCTTCCAGAGGACTTATATTCGAAGCCCCCTAATAGTTCTCTTGCCAATCAACATCTCTATGATGTCATTTGGCCTGGGGAGACTGCAAAGAAGCCTCGAGGTTGGGCCTTCCCTTCCAATGCCAAGGAGTTGAAAATTGGTGTCCCCAACAGATTTAGCTTTAAAGAGTTTGTCACCATAGATAATGTTACTGGGTCAATGAAGGGTTATTGCGTCGATGTCTTCACTCAGGCATTGGCTTTGCTTCCTTATCCTGTTACATACAAGTTTGTACCTTTCGGGAGTGGTACTGAAAATCCTCATTATGATGAACTTGTACAGATGGTTGAGAACAAT GTGTTTGATGGAGCAATAGGTGATATCGCTATTACAATGAATCGGACTCAAACTGTTGATTTCACCCAGCCCTTCATCGAGACAGGCCTGGTTATCTTGGCTCCGGTTAAGAAGCATATAACAAATTCCTGGGCATTCTTGCAGCCATTTACGTTGGAGATGTGGTGTGTTACAGGATTGTTTTTTCTTATTGTGGGTGTGGTTGTTTGGGTGCTTGAGCATCGAGTCAATGATGATTTCCGTGGCCCACCACGAGAACAAATAATGACTATTTTCTG GTTCAGCTTTTCGACTTTATTTTTTGCACACA GAGAAAATACTATGAGCACCCTAGGACGTGGTGTCTTGATCATATGGCTATTTGTTGTTTTGATCATTGTATCCAGCTACACTGCGAGTCTTACTTCCATCCTAACCGTGCAACAGCTTGACACTTCTATAAGAGGACTTGATGACCTGAAAAGTAGTGATTATCCTATCGGTTTCCAAGTTGGTTCTTTCGCAGAAGAATACATGGTCAAGGAACTGAACATCTCACGGTTGAGGCTAAAAGCTCTCGGTTCTCCTGAAGAATACGCTGAAAATCTCAAGCTAGGCCCTAAGAAAGGAGGTGTTATGGCCATTGTTGATGAGCGCCCTTATGTTGAACTGTTTTTGTCAACTTACTGCAAGATTGCAGTTGCTGGCTCAGATTTCACCAGTAGAGGATGGGGCTTT GCATTTCCAAGGGATTCCCCTCTGCAAATAGACCTGTCAACCGCAATCCTAGCACTGTCGGAGAACGGGGAACTGCAGCGGATCCACGACAAGTGGCTCAAGACAGGCGAGTGCACAGCTGACAACACCGAATTTGTGGACTCGAACCAGCTCCGCCTTGCCAGCTTCTGGGGTCTGTTCCTCATTTGTGGTGTGGCATGTGTCCTCGCACTGCTCATTTACTTCAGCATCATGCTACGTCGATACCTGAAACATGAATCGCCAGAAGCAGCACTCTCCTTGGAGTCCGGGTCATCGAAATCGAAGCGCAGCATCAAGAAATTCATCTCATTTGTCGATGACAAGGAGCTACCAAGGAAAAAGCGGTCCTTGAGCCTGTCAAGAAGTTCCATGCCAACAACACCAACGGGTAGCCTTTCTGTTCTTGACATAGAAAGACCGGTGAGGTCTGTCAGGAATGTTAGTGTTACTGAAATACGAAACTAG
- the LOC133918227 gene encoding autophagy protein 5-like, whose product MAAPYDEAAWSEEAARRAWGGAVPLQVHLHDADVTTLPPPPPFLTLGRRIGYLPLLVPVIKAHFSNALPPGVDTVWFEYKGLPLKWYVPIGVLFDLLCADPERPWNLIVHFRGYPSEILSPCEGEDSVKWSYMNSLKEATFIITGNSKSVMNMSQADQVALWESVMKGNLDGYKNISTRLKLGPFEEDGFVRTPSIEHQRQQSSDEPESPGSGRPCRVPVRLYVRVQEDLEDIEDAVPLSDWESVSYINRPFEIRKIEGRSYITLEHALQTLLPEFFSSKPAGRADDSQHVEALDSVLDDSDITKKAKVKLVRVQGIELDMDIPFLWVANSLKNPEYYLHICVYVGTRKQYSRVDGKC is encoded by the exons ATGGCTGCGCCGTACGACGAAGCGGCGTGGTCGGAGGAGGCGGCCCGGCGGGCCTGGGGCGGCGCCGTGCCGCTCCAGGTCCACCTCCACGATGCTGACGTCACCACACTCCCCCCACCTCCGCCCTTCCTG ACATTAGGGCGAAGAATTGGGTACTTGCCCCTGTTGGTACCTGTTATAAAGGCTCATTTCAGCAATGCTCTCCCACCTGGTGTTGACACTGTTTGGTTTGAATATAAAGGGCTGCCATTGAAATG GTATGTACCAATTGGAGTTCTTTTTGACCTTCTATGCGCAGATCCAGAAAGACCATGGAATCTAATA GTTCATTTTAGGGGATATCCCTCAGAAATTTTATCACCATGTGAGGGTGAAGACAGTGTGAAGTGGAGCTACATGAATTCCCTGAAAGAG GCCACCTTCATCATTACTGGAAACAGCAAGAGTGTGATGAATATGTCCCAGGCTGATCAAGTTGCTCTATGGGAATCTGTAATGAAAG GTAACTTAGATGGGTATAAGAATATCTCCACCAGGCTTAAGCTTGGACCATTTGAAGAGGATGGCTTTGTACGAACGCCCTCCATAGAGCATCAGCGTCAACAAAGTTCTGATGAGCCTGAATCTCCTGGATCTGGCAGGCCAT GCAGAGTCCCTGTTCGACTATATGTGCGTGTTCAAGAAGACCTTGAGGATATAGAAGATGCAGTACCTCTTAGTGACTGGGAAAGCGTATCCTACATAAATCGGCCATTCGAGATTCGGAAGATTGAAG GTAGAAGCTACATTACCCTGGAGCATGCATTGCAAACATTGCTCCCTGAGTTCTTCAGCTCGAAGCCCGCAGGTAGAGCTGACGACTCTCAACATGTGGAGGCACTGGATTCAGTTCTTGATGATTCAGATATCACCAAGAAAGCTAAAGTGAAGCTAGTAAGGGTGCAGGGAATTGAGCTCGACATGGACATCCCGTTCCTTTGGGTTGCCAATAGCTTGAAGAACCCTGAATACTACCTCCATATCTGTGTATATGTTGGTACAAGGAAACAATACTCAAGAGTAGATGGAAAATGTTAG
- the LOC133918225 gene encoding glutamate receptor 3.1-like isoform X1, whose product MKITFLMLLVLSLFLFPCGLCKSLAARPSVVNIGSILRFNSTIGGVSAVAIRAALEDINSDPTILNGTALQVDMRDTNCDDGFLAMVQALQFMETDVIAIIGPQCSTIAHIISFVANELRVPLMAFASDPTLSSIQLPFFVRTAPSDLYQMAAVAAVVDYYQWKIVTAIYVDDDYGRNGIAALDDELTARRCKISYKVGFPGNAKRSELLNLLVTVNNMESRVIIVHTSAPSGLQLFSLANRLNMMGNGYVWIATDWLSSYLDANSTVPAETISGMQGVLTLRPHIPKSKMKSNLISKWSSLSKKYNHSDLRTSAYAFYVYDSVWTVARALDSFFDDGGSISFSNDSKLRDQTGGTLHLEAMSIFDMGNKLLGKIRKVNFTGVSGQVQFDTQGDLIHPAYDIINIIGNGVRTIGFWSNYTRLLSTVLPEDLYSKPPNSSLANQHLYDVIWPGETAKKPRGWAFPSNAKELKIGVPNRFSFKEFVTIDNVTGSMKGYCVDVFTQALALLPYPVTYKFVPFGSGTENPHYDELVQMVENNVFDGAIGDIAITMNRTQTVDFTQPFIETGLVILAPVKKHITNSWAFLQPFTLEMWCVTGLFFLIVGVVVWVLEHRVNDDFRGPPREQIMTIFWFSFSTLFFAHRENTMSTLGRGVLIIWLFVVLIIVSSYTASLTSILTVQQLDTSIRGLDDLKSSDYPIGFQVGSFAEEYMVKELNISRLRLKALGSPEEYAENLKLGPKKGGVMAIVDERPYVELFLSTYCKIAVAGSDFTSRGWGFAFPRDSPLQIDLSTAILALSENGELQRIHDKWLKTGECTADNTEFVDSNQLRLASFWGLFLICGVACVLALLIYFSIMLRRYLKHESPEAALSLESGSSKSKRSIKKFISFVDDKELPRKKRSLSLSRSSMPTTPTGSLSVLDIERPVRSVRNVSVTEIRN is encoded by the exons ATGAAGATAACTTTTCTTATGTTGTTGGTCCTCTCCTTGTTCCTCTTCCCTTGTGGGCTCTGCAAGAGCTTAGCTGCAAGGCCTTCCGTTGTGAATATTGGTTCTATTCTTCGGTTCAACTCCACCATTGGAGGTGTTTCAGCGGTTGCCATCCGTGCAGCCTTGGAGGATATCAACTCCGACCCAACAATTCTAAATGGAACAGCATTACAAGTTGACATGAGGGATACAAATTGTGATGATGGTTTCCTTGCCATGGTTCAAG CTTTACAGTTCATGGAGACTGATGTTATTGCAATCATTGGCCCGCAATGCTCTACGATTGCTCATATCATTTCGTTTGTCGCAAATGAGCTCCGAGTCCCTTTGATGGCCTTTGCATCGGATCCAACTCTATCATCAATCCAGTTACCGTTCTTTGTTCGGACTGCTCCGAGTGATCTCTACCAAATGGCAGCTGTGGCGGCAGTTGTTGATTACTACCAGTGGAAGATAGTGACTGCCATATATGTTGACGATGATTATGGACGAAATGGCATTGCTGCTTTGGATGATGAACTTACTGCAAGGCGCTGCAAAATTTCCTACAAGGTTGGATTCCCTGGCAATGCTAAAAGAAGCGAGCTTCTAAATTTGTTGGTTACTGTTAATAACATGGAGTCTCGTGTTATCATTGTCCATACTAGTGCTCCATCCGGACTCCAGCTTTTCTCCCTTGCAAACAGACTAAACATGATGGGCAATGGTTATGTATGGATTGCAACTGATTGGCTTTCTTCTTACCTTGATGCTAATTCTACAGTTCCTGCTGAGACTATATCTGGCATGCAAGGTGTTCTGACTTTACGGCCACACATCCCTAAATCAAAGATGAAGAGCAATTTGATCTCTAAGTGGAgcagcttaagcaagaagtacAACCATAGTGACCTTCGGACAAGTGCTTATGCCTTTTATGTTTATGATAGTGTATGGACAGTAGCTCGGGCTCTGGACTCCTTCTTTGATGATGGTGGGAGTATTTCCTTTTCAAATGACTCAAAGTTACGTGATCAAACTGGGGGAACTCTTCACCTTGAAGCCATGAGTATTTTCGACATGGGAAACAAATTATTGGGCAAGATTAGGAAGGTAAACTTCACTGGGGTGTCTGGCCAAGTGCAATTCGATACTCAGGGTGACCTCATTCATCCTGCCTATGATATCATAAATATAATCGGAAATGGCGTTCGGACCATTGGTTTTTGGTCAAACTATACTAGACTGCTGTCGACTGTCCTTCCAGAGGACTTATATTCGAAGCCCCCTAATAGTTCTCTTGCCAATCAACATCTCTATGATGTCATTTGGCCTGGGGAGACTGCAAAGAAGCCTCGAGGTTGGGCCTTCCCTTCCAATGCCAAGGAGTTGAAAATTGGTGTCCCCAACAGATTTAGCTTTAAAGAGTTTGTCACCATAGATAATGTTACTGGGTCAATGAAGGGTTATTGCGTCGATGTCTTCACTCAGGCATTGGCTTTGCTTCCTTATCCTGTTACATACAAGTTTGTACCTTTCGGGAGTGGTACTGAAAATCCTCATTATGATGAACTTGTACAGATGGTTGAGAACAAT GTGTTTGATGGAGCAATAGGTGATATCGCTATTACAATGAATCGGACTCAAACTGTTGATTTCACCCAGCCCTTCATCGAGACAGGCCTGGTTATCTTGGCTCCGGTTAAGAAGCATATAACAAATTCCTGGGCATTCTTGCAGCCATTTACGTTGGAGATGTGGTGTGTTACAGGATTGTTTTTTCTTATTGTGGGTGTGGTTGTTTGGGTGCTTGAGCATCGAGTCAATGATGATTTCCGTGGCCCACCACGAGAACAAATAATGACTATTTTCTG GTTCAGCTTTTCGACTTTATTTTTTGCACACA GAGAAAATACTATGAGCACCCTAGGACGTGGTGTCTTGATCATATGGCTATTTGTTGTTTTGATCATTGTATCCAGCTACACTGCGAGTCTTACTTCCATCCTAACCGTGCAACAGCTTGACACTTCTATAAGAGGACTTGATGACCTGAAAAGTAGTGATTATCCTATCGGTTTCCAAGTTGGTTCTTTCGCAGAAGAATACATGGTCAAGGAACTGAACATCTCACGGTTGAGGCTAAAAGCTCTCGGTTCTCCTGAAGAATACGCTGAAAATCTCAAGCTAGGCCCTAAGAAAGGAGGTGTTATGGCCATTGTTGATGAGCGCCCTTATGTTGAACTGTTTTTGTCAACTTACTGCAAGATTGCAGTTGCTGGCTCAGATTTCACCAGTAGAGGATGGGGCTTT GCATTTCCAAGGGATTCCCCTCTGCAAATAGACCTGTCAACCGCAATCCTAGCACTGTCGGAGAACGGGGAACTGCAGCGGATCCACGACAAGTGGCTCAAGACAGGCGAGTGCACAGCTGACAACACCGAATTTGTGGACTCGAACCAGCTCCGCCTTGCCAGCTTCTGGGGTCTGTTCCTCATTTGTGGTGTGGCATGTGTCCTCGCACTGCTCATTTACTTCAGCATCATGCTACGTCGATACCTGAAACATGAATCGCCAGAAGCAGCACTCTCCTTGGAGTCCGGGTCATCGAAATCGAAGCGCAGCATCAAGAAATTCATCTCATTTGTCGATGACAAGGAGCTACCAAGGAAAAAGCGGTCCTTGAGCCTGTCAAGAAGTTCCATGCCAACAACACCAACGGGTAGCCTTTCTGTTCTTGACATAGAAAGACCGGTGAGGTCTGTCAGGAATGTTAGTGTTACTGAAATACGAAACTAG